CTCTTCTTCCAGTTCCTTGTAGTGGCGGCTGCTGAAGCGGTCGACCATGCGCTTGGCTTCCGTGGTGTCGATGCGGATGCCGTATTCCGCTTCCAGGTTGTCGACGAGCTGGTTCGGGGTGGGGTAGCTGCCGTTGATCGACTGCTTGAAGACCTGGTAGTAGGACTCCTCGTCCGGCTCCGGTGAGGGCGGGGTGCCGCCGCCCTCGCCGAGTTCGCGGGTGCGGTTGGGGCCTACCGGGATGGGGAAGCCGCCGGTGTCTTCCGGCGTGGGTTCCTCGCGAGGCTGGTCGAGGTACTGCTCGGCATGCTGTTGCTCGGCGATCCACTGGGCGTACTGCTCGGGGTCGTAGGCCGGGTCGTAGCCGCCCTGGTACTCGACCTCACGCGGGGCGTTGAACCAGGGGCTCTGGTCCGGCTCCGGGATGTCGTCCGCTCGCTCGGCGTTGTGGTTGCTCTCGAGTTGTGGGCGCTGCTCGCCGGGAGGTGCCGCTTTCTGCGGGCCGGGTGCCGCCCCGGTGGTACGACTGCCCGCAGCCGGATCGGTCTGCGGCGGCGGGGGTATCAAGGCCGGTTCTATGCCCGCCGCCGCCAGCCCCGCCGGGGCCGTTTCCGCCAGGGGGACGCCGTAGCGCGCCAGCCGTAGCGGCATCAGGGACTCCACCGGGGCCTTCCTGCGCCACGCCCGTCCGAAGCGGGAGCGCAGCCGGGCCCGGTAGACGAGACGTTCCTGCTCCAGCTTGATGACCTGGTCGTAGGAGCGGAGCTCCCAGAGCTTCATGCGGCGCCAGAGGAGGAA
The genomic region above belongs to Streptomyces coeruleorubidus and contains:
- a CDS encoding DUF2637 domain-containing protein: MHRVLIGVVVAGAVIIAGIGFAGSYAAVRELALKKGFGNFSYVFPIGIDAGICVLLALDLLLTWIRIPFPLLRQTAWLLTAATIAFNGAAAWPDPLGVGMHAVIPILFVVAVEAARHAIGRIADITADKHMEGVRLTRWLLSPVPTFLLWRRMKLWELRSYDQVIKLEQERLVYRARLRSRFGRAWRRKAPVESLMPLRLARYGVPLAETAPAGLAAAGIEPALIPPPPQTDPAAGSRTTGAAPGPQKAAPPGEQRPQLESNHNAERADDIPEPDQSPWFNAPREVEYQGGYDPAYDPEQYAQWIAEQQHAEQYLDQPREEPTPEDTGGFPIPVGPNRTRELGEGGGTPPSPEPDEESYYQVFKQSINGSYPTPNQLVDNLEAEYGIRIDTTEAKRMVDRFSSRHYKELEEEHIA